A region of Chloracidobacterium sp. DNA encodes the following proteins:
- a CDS encoding class I SAM-dependent methyltransferase, giving the protein MENAIKDFWQSHPCGADLVGDLNEKTRAEYEDFFQRYDDYRYSTEPHILSNLDRVDFSGKRVLEIGLGQGADSEQIARRGGIFSGVDLTDEAVKRTRMRFSLHSLSHERIEQASALELPFADDSFDIVFSHGVLHHIPEIKVAEKEIYRVLKPNGQLVIMLYAKRSLNYLLSISGLRRLGLLGLYGLGVKADGIYGEHLDNARKIGIWKYLSMKNFINVSTDGPFNPYSKVYGLDDVRTDFHHFEVVKADQHFMHAPPLNVKWLPLAGLLGWHLWVWMRPRKDS; this is encoded by the coding sequence ATGGAAAATGCGATCAAAGATTTTTGGCAGTCGCATCCTTGCGGAGCAGATCTTGTTGGCGATCTGAATGAGAAAACGCGCGCGGAATACGAAGATTTTTTTCAACGCTATGATGATTACCGATACTCGACCGAGCCGCACATTCTTTCAAATCTCGATCGTGTTGATTTTTCCGGCAAGAGGGTTTTAGAGATTGGCCTCGGTCAGGGCGCCGATTCCGAGCAGATCGCAAGACGTGGCGGCATATTTTCCGGAGTTGATCTTACAGACGAAGCCGTCAAAAGGACCAGGATGCGCTTTTCGCTGCATAGCCTTTCGCATGAAAGGATCGAGCAAGCGTCGGCGCTTGAGTTGCCTTTTGCGGATGATTCCTTCGATATTGTCTTTAGCCATGGCGTGCTGCATCATATTCCCGAGATCAAGGTTGCTGAAAAAGAAATATATCGCGTGTTGAAACCAAATGGCCAGCTTGTCATCATGCTCTACGCAAAGCGGTCGCTGAATTATCTACTTAGCATTTCCGGCCTGAGAAGGTTGGGTTTGCTCGGGCTTTACGGGCTAGGAGTAAAGGCCGACGGCATCTACGGCGAGCATCTAGACAATGCTAGAAAGATTGGCATATGGAAATATCTTTCGATGAAAAATTTCATCAATGTCAGCACGGACGGGCCTTTCAATCCATATTCAAAAGTGTATGGACTCGATGATGTGCGGACCGATTTCCACCATTTCGAGGTCGTGAAAGCCGATCAGCATTTTATGCACGCTCCGCCACTGAACGTAAAATGGCTTCCACTCGCCGGACTTCTAGGATGGCATTTGTGGGTTTGGATGAGGCCTCGAAAAGATAGTTAA
- the asnB gene encoding asparagine synthase (glutamine-hydrolyzing): protein MCGIAGIISNDPETRIGSALKSIEHRGRDDEGVFVSTPFGINQQKICLGHRRLSIIDTSSAGHQPMFTDDKRFSVVLNGEIYNYKQIRSELESNGEVFTTNSDTEVLLKAFRKWNVGCLDRLNGMFAFAVWDDVEKELTLARDRAGIKPLYYAKIGNDLIFASEIKAILATKLIRAELDLEGLDQYLTFLWTPDPQTTFKNIFKLPPAHYLKWKNGEIIQTEWWDLSFDEIDRHKSEGEWREELLETLGRVVDMEMLSDVPLGAFLSGGVDSSVIVGLMNQNDSSRKVSTYTVGIEKEDLHYDIIPDDTVWARRVGQIFDTDYHEFMLKPNVAELLPMLVRHLDEPVADPAVITSYLVSKAARETLTVLLSGVGGDELFAGYPRHLAMRLASAFDPIPQRIRQPIFKSLESTLPGGLPGKFTAPLRNAKKFAKSGGMDFEDRYLGFGTYFTAEAKQMLYTENNREKTNGLDPYKYHRRYFERVKNADPLNRLLYVDFKTFLPCLNLAYTDKTSMAANLEVRVPFLNVELIELAARMPVNLKLKGLKRKYILKRAAEKLLPHDIVWRKKAGFGAPIRSWLRGPLQPMVNELLSESTIKNRGLFDPMEVKRIVSANLSGKQDFSLQVFQLLTLELWMQEFLD, encoded by the coding sequence ATGTGCGGAATAGCAGGAATAATCTCTAACGACCCGGAGACGCGAATTGGCTCGGCTCTCAAATCTATCGAGCATCGCGGGCGTGATGATGAGGGCGTTTTTGTGTCCACTCCGTTTGGCATCAATCAGCAAAAAATTTGCCTCGGCCATCGCCGCCTGTCGATAATCGACACGTCATCTGCCGGACATCAACCGATGTTCACCGACGACAAGCGTTTTTCAGTCGTCCTCAACGGTGAGATCTATAACTACAAACAAATTCGCTCAGAACTCGAATCCAACGGTGAAGTTTTTACAACCAATTCCGACACAGAAGTTTTGCTAAAAGCATTTCGTAAATGGAATGTTGGCTGTCTCGACAGGCTCAATGGCATGTTCGCCTTTGCCGTTTGGGATGATGTCGAAAAAGAACTGACGCTCGCTCGTGATCGTGCCGGCATCAAACCGCTTTATTACGCAAAGATCGGTAATGATCTTATTTTTGCTTCCGAGATAAAAGCCATCCTCGCCACAAAACTCATTCGTGCCGAACTCGATCTCGAAGGCCTCGATCAATACCTGACTTTTCTCTGGACGCCTGATCCGCAAACGACGTTCAAAAATATATTCAAACTGCCGCCGGCGCATTATCTGAAATGGAAAAATGGCGAGATAATACAGACCGAATGGTGGGACTTGTCATTTGATGAGATCGATAGACATAAAAGCGAAGGTGAGTGGCGCGAAGAGCTTTTAGAAACGCTCGGCCGGGTTGTCGATATGGAAATGCTTTCGGATGTGCCGCTCGGAGCATTTTTATCGGGCGGTGTCGATTCGTCTGTTATCGTCGGCCTGATGAATCAAAACGACAGCAGCCGAAAGGTTTCGACATACACGGTCGGCATCGAGAAAGAAGATCTGCACTACGATATCATTCCAGACGACACTGTTTGGGCTCGCCGCGTCGGCCAGATCTTCGATACGGATTATCACGAGTTCATGTTGAAACCCAACGTCGCCGAACTGCTGCCGATGCTCGTTCGGCATCTTGATGAACCAGTCGCCGATCCCGCCGTTATAACGAGCTATCTGGTGTCAAAGGCTGCTCGCGAAACGCTGACCGTTTTGCTGTCCGGTGTTGGCGGCGATGAGCTTTTCGCCGGTTATCCGCGACATCTTGCGATGCGGCTTGCAAGTGCCTTTGATCCGATACCGCAGAGGATTCGTCAGCCGATATTCAAATCTCTCGAAAGCACTTTACCCGGCGGCTTACCGGGCAAGTTCACGGCACCGCTTCGTAATGCAAAGAAATTTGCAAAGAGTGGGGGCATGGATTTTGAAGACCGTTACCTCGGCTTTGGCACTTACTTCACAGCCGAGGCAAAGCAAATGCTTTACACTGAAAACAATCGAGAAAAAACGAACGGCCTCGACCCGTACAAATATCATCGGCGTTACTTTGAACGAGTGAAGAATGCCGATCCGCTGAACCGATTGCTCTACGTCGATTTTAAGACGTTCCTGCCTTGCCTCAACCTCGCTTATACCGACAAGACATCGATGGCGGCGAATCTTGAGGTTCGCGTACCTTTTCTCAATGTCGAACTCATTGAGTTGGCGGCGAGAATGCCCGTCAATCTTAAGCTCAAAGGCCTCAAACGCAAATACATCCTCAAGCGTGCGGCTGAAAAACTGCTGCCGCATGACATCGTCTGGCGGAAAAAAGCCGGATTTGGAGCACCGATCAGGTCTTGGCTTCGCGGCCCGCTGCAGCCGATGGTCAATGAACTCTTATCCGAAAGCACGATCAAAAATCGCGGGCTTTTTGATCCAATGGAAGTCAAACGGATCGTCAGTGCCAATTTGTCGGGAAAGCAGGACTTCAGTCTGCAAGTCTTTCAGCTTTTAACTCTCGAACTGTGGATGCAGGAATTTCTCGATTGA
- a CDS encoding terpene cyclase/mutase family protein, translating into MVTSLYRLLMEPDLKKIYDELYAYCDSEDFAGYDPFDGLNSVLFQWTPLKHFAKTRLAWLQMVKRSPLNLRPVLYVPTGVNPKGLALFALAEISRFRKTEDAKHLGNARLLLDRLLETKIVGKTEDSKLTTSFGYNFDWQSRVFFAPVGTPAIVPTAFASQAFIAAYDTFNDEQYMAVASEICDFILNSLNRTIETDDEVCFSYTPVDKSVIFNASLLAGESLARVGAITGNREFLEMAAKTVRFVTRRQRSDGAWVYGSKDSQAWVDNFHTAYVLQSLHRITSSIPDLHDETNTAIKKGVNFWLNNFFLYDGTPKYYDKSIYPVDIHSSAVAIAALCELSVLDDRMLQMARKTAEWTIENMLDPEGYFYYRRRKNSVVKTPFMRWGQAWMAYALAHLIESNK; encoded by the coding sequence ATGGTAACCTCTCTGTATCGACTTCTGATGGAGCCCGACCTCAAAAAAATTTACGACGAACTTTATGCTTACTGCGACAGCGAAGATTTCGCCGGATACGATCCTTTCGACGGACTCAACAGTGTTTTGTTTCAATGGACACCACTGAAACATTTTGCAAAAACACGGCTGGCGTGGCTTCAGATGGTAAAACGTTCGCCGCTAAATTTGCGGCCTGTTCTATATGTGCCAACAGGCGTGAATCCGAAGGGTTTAGCATTATTCGCACTTGCCGAAATCTCCCGTTTTCGAAAAACTGAAGATGCTAAACACTTAGGAAATGCTCGCTTGCTGTTAGACAGATTGCTTGAGACTAAGATCGTCGGAAAAACAGAAGACAGCAAGCTGACGACATCCTTTGGTTACAATTTTGATTGGCAGTCGCGCGTGTTTTTTGCTCCTGTCGGAACACCAGCTATTGTACCCACGGCATTTGCATCTCAAGCGTTTATCGCAGCATATGATACTTTCAACGACGAACAATATATGGCCGTCGCTAGCGAGATCTGCGACTTCATTCTAAACAGTCTGAACCGAACCATCGAAACAGACGATGAAGTTTGCTTTAGCTATACGCCGGTCGATAAGAGTGTAATATTTAACGCAAGCCTGCTCGCCGGCGAATCACTAGCACGGGTTGGAGCGATCACAGGCAACCGGGAGTTTCTCGAAATGGCAGCAAAGACGGTGAGGTTTGTAACACGCCGTCAACGGAGCGACGGTGCCTGGGTTTATGGCTCGAAAGATTCTCAGGCATGGGTCGATAATTTTCACACAGCATATGTTCTGCAATCGCTTCACCGCATTACAAGTTCAATTCCCGATCTTCATGATGAAACAAACACGGCTATCAAAAAAGGTGTGAACTTTTGGCTCAACAATTTCTTCCTCTATGACGGTACGCCAAAATACTACGACAAATCGATTTATCCGGTAGATATTCACTCTTCCGCTGTCGCTATTGCAGCGTTGTGCGAGCTAAGTGTCCTCGATGATCGAATGCTGCAGATGGCACGAAAAACTGCGGAATGGACAATAGAAAATATGCTAGACCCAGAAGGATATTTCTATTACCGGCGTCGAAAAAACAGTGTCGTTAAGACACCTTTCATGCGTTGGGGGCAGGCGTGGATGGCGTATGCTTTGGCGCATTTGATCGAAAGCAACAAATAG
- a CDS encoding DegT/DnrJ/EryC1/StrS family aminotransferase — MRVPFVDLKAQYLSLKDEFDAAVAGVMSETAFIGGKYAAAFETSFAEYLGVNHCVAVANGTDAIEIALKAIGVEAGDEVLLPANTFIATAEAVSNIGAKPVFVDIEPTYYNIDPAKIEEKITPRTKAIIAVHLYGLAAEMDAIMQIARKHDLKVLEDTAQAHGATYKGQKTGTFGDVATFSFYPSKNLGAFGDAGGIATNDQETAALARLIANHGQAAKNRHTIEGRNSRMDGIQAAVLSVKLPHLESWLEARRSHARRYDELLRDTGLTLPVEREDSRHTYHLYVVQVDDRDAVQAKLGEADIETSTHYPIALPFMEAYAHLGHKPSDFPVAHSQMGRILSLPMYAELTAEQIEHVCSTLKNAVSLSVAANE; from the coding sequence ATGAGAGTTCCTTTTGTTGACCTGAAAGCACAGTATCTGAGCCTGAAGGATGAGTTTGACGCGGCGGTTGCCGGTGTAATGTCGGAAACGGCGTTTATCGGCGGCAAGTACGCGGCGGCATTTGAAACGTCATTTGCCGAGTATCTCGGCGTCAATCATTGTGTCGCTGTTGCGAACGGCACCGACGCGATCGAGATCGCTTTGAAGGCAATCGGCGTCGAGGCAGGCGACGAAGTGCTGCTGCCAGCAAATACGTTCATCGCGACCGCCGAGGCTGTTTCAAACATTGGTGCGAAGCCGGTTTTTGTCGATATTGAACCGACGTATTACAACATCGACCCGGCAAAGATCGAAGAAAAGATAACGCCGCGAACAAAGGCGATAATTGCTGTGCATCTTTACGGCTTGGCAGCCGAAATGGACGCCATAATGCAGATCGCTCGAAAGCACGATCTGAAAGTGCTCGAAGATACGGCGCAGGCTCATGGCGCGACTTACAAAGGGCAAAAGACGGGAACGTTTGGCGATGTCGCTACATTCAGTTTCTACCCGAGCAAAAATCTCGGCGCATTTGGCGATGCCGGTGGAATTGCAACGAACGATCAGGAAACCGCAGCGCTTGCGCGGCTAATTGCTAATCACGGACAGGCTGCAAAGAACCGTCACACTATCGAAGGGCGCAACAGTCGCATGGACGGCATTCAGGCGGCCGTTTTGTCGGTAAAACTGCCGCATCTGGAAAGCTGGCTTGAGGCCAGACGCTCACATGCTCGTCGGTATGATGAGCTTCTTCGTGATACAGGTTTGACGCTGCCCGTCGAGCGGGAAGATTCGCGGCATACTTATCACCTCTATGTCGTGCAGGTCGATGATCGCGACGCGGTGCAGGCAAAACTTGGTGAGGCTGACATTGAAACAAGCACTCATTACCCGATAGCGCTGCCATTTATGGAAGCATATGCACATCTGGGCCACAAACCATCTGACTTTCCGGTCGCGCATTCGCAAATGGGCCGCATATTGAGTTTGCCGATGTATGCCGAACTGACCGCAGAGCAGATCGAGCATGTGTGCTCGACGCTGAAGAATGCGGTTTCGCTTTCTGTCGCCGCAAATGAATAG
- a CDS encoding sugar transferase gives MFKQYPAYKFILAACDYFLLLAAWFAAVNVRFYNVPAMELLSRPLMRTQAALVIVYSLVWVAIFQHFNLYKLDYFMSFGRQMLSIAKSLLYGLIGLVLITFVVKRLDFVESRIVLGLFVLFSLVGVMLFRTLVFRPLFAFASQKKIIRRKVLIVGRDRTAKMVAAQIDIDDSHGFDVIGFVNDETPVGERIFEDLINLGSMQDLDHLVKANDIKEVIIAESDVTHSHLLEIIDKAQATSANVRLVSELYNIIPEKVLLEKYLGVPIVKMPQNYENSLFAVYKRVFDVGVTIIGLIIIAIPMAIIAALIKMTSKGPVFYNHTRIGKDCKPFEFYKFRTMYADNDDTTHREFVADLIAAKASNNQVKKIKDDPRVTSIGKFLRRTSLDELPQLFNVLKGEMSLVGPRPCMPYELEQYEEWHRRRLSVIPGCTGLWQVAGRSAVDFNDMVILDLFYIDNMSPLFDLSIILRTLPVMLLAKGGH, from the coding sequence ATGTTCAAACAGTACCCGGCATATAAATTCATTCTCGCTGCCTGCGACTATTTTTTGCTGCTTGCGGCGTGGTTTGCTGCGGTGAATGTGCGTTTTTATAATGTGCCCGCGATGGAACTGCTTTCACGGCCTTTGATGAGGACGCAGGCGGCGCTTGTGATTGTCTATTCGCTGGTCTGGGTTGCGATCTTTCAGCATTTTAATCTTTATAAGCTCGATTATTTTATGTCGTTCGGGCGGCAGATGCTCTCGATCGCAAAGTCGCTGCTGTACGGGTTGATAGGATTGGTGCTGATAACGTTTGTAGTTAAGCGTCTCGATTTCGTCGAGTCGCGCATTGTGCTCGGGCTGTTTGTGTTGTTTAGCTTGGTTGGCGTGATGCTGTTTCGCACTCTTGTTTTTCGCCCCTTATTTGCGTTTGCTTCGCAGAAAAAGATCATTCGCCGAAAGGTGTTGATCGTGGGCCGTGACCGGACCGCGAAGATGGTCGCGGCGCAGATCGACATCGATGACAGTCATGGATTTGATGTCATTGGGTTTGTGAATGACGAAACGCCGGTCGGCGAACGTATTTTTGAAGACCTAATAAATCTAGGTTCGATGCAAGACCTCGATCATCTCGTTAAGGCAAACGATATTAAAGAGGTCATCATCGCCGAAAGCGATGTAACGCATTCGCATCTTCTTGAGATCATCGACAAAGCGCAGGCTACATCTGCAAATGTCCGTCTCGTCTCGGAGCTTTACAACATCATTCCCGAAAAGGTCCTGCTCGAAAAATATCTCGGCGTACCGATCGTCAAGATGCCGCAGAATTATGAGAACTCGCTGTTTGCGGTTTATAAACGCGTTTTTGATGTCGGCGTAACAATCATAGGCCTGATTATTATTGCGATACCGATGGCTATAATCGCAGCGTTGATCAAAATGACGTCAAAAGGTCCGGTGTTTTATAATCACACTCGCATCGGGAAAGACTGCAAGCCTTTTGAGTTTTATAAATTCCGGACAATGTATGCCGATAATGACGACACTACTCATCGCGAATTTGTCGCCGACCTTATCGCTGCGAAGGCCTCGAACAATCAGGTGAAAAAGATCAAGGACGATCCACGTGTCACATCAATTGGAAAATTTTTGAGAAGAACATCGCTTGACGAACTGCCGCAGTTATTTAATGTGTTGAAAGGCGAAATGAGCCTCGTCGGGCCGCGGCCTTGTATGCCGTATGAGCTTGAGCAGTATGAGGAATGGCATCGGCGGCGGTTGTCCGTAATTCCGGGCTGCACGGGTTTGTGGCAAGTCGCGGGGCGTTCGGCGGTGGATTTTAACGATATGGTCATTCTCGATCTTTTTTATATCGACAATATGTCGCCGCTCTTTGACCTGAGTATAATTTTAAGAACGCTGCCCGTTATGTTATTAGCAAAAGGCGGGCATTGA
- a CDS encoding Gfo/Idh/MocA family oxidoreductase, which translates to MKVAVIGAGYWGPNLIRNFLGLDEIDAVVACDLDSARLAKMQKQFYGIETSTNYAEVIERPDIDIVVIATPVSTHHEIAKRALTEGKHVFIEKPMTSSVAEAEELINLAEQKNLKLFVDHTFIYTGAVRKMKEIITSGRMGELYYFDSVRINLGLFQHDVNVIWDLAPHDLSIMDYLLQQQPKSVSAIGSCHVGNELEDIAYLTLEFENNLIAHFHVNWLAPVKIRKTLIGGTKSMIVYDDTEASEKIKIYDKGIDVTTREGVYDTLVQYRTGDMLSPKLDAEEALSVGTRHFIDCICNNKQPLTDGHAGLNVVRILEASTLSMHDRGRMIEL; encoded by the coding sequence ATGAAAGTTGCTGTCATCGGCGCTGGTTATTGGGGGCCGAATTTAATTAGAAATTTTCTCGGGCTTGATGAGATCGATGCGGTTGTCGCGTGCGATCTGGACAGCGCACGTCTTGCGAAGATGCAAAAGCAGTTTTACGGCATCGAGACCTCGACGAACTACGCCGAGGTCATAGAACGGCCAGACATCGACATCGTAGTGATCGCCACGCCTGTTTCGACGCATCATGAGATCGCAAAGCGTGCATTAACGGAGGGCAAGCATGTTTTCATCGAAAAGCCGATGACATCGAGCGTCGCCGAGGCCGAAGAGCTGATCAACCTCGCTGAGCAGAAAAACCTAAAACTCTTCGTCGATCACACGTTCATCTACACCGGAGCGGTGCGAAAGATGAAGGAGATCATCACTTCGGGACGGATGGGCGAACTTTACTATTTCGATTCGGTAAGGATAAACCTCGGGCTTTTTCAGCATGATGTGAATGTTATTTGGGACCTCGCACCGCATGATCTGTCGATAATGGATTATTTGCTGCAGCAGCAGCCAAAGAGCGTTTCGGCGATCGGGAGCTGCCACGTCGGCAACGAGCTCGAAGACATCGCCTACCTGACGCTGGAATTTGAAAACAACCTCATAGCGCACTTTCACGTCAACTGGCTGGCTCCGGTAAAGATCCGCAAGACGCTGATCGGCGGCACAAAGTCGATGATCGTTTACGACGACACCGAGGCGAGCGAAAAGATCAAAATTTACGACAAAGGCATCGACGTCACGACCCGCGAAGGCGTTTACGACACGCTCGTCCAATACCGCACCGGCGACATGCTTTCGCCAAAACTCGACGCCGAAGAGGCCCTTTCCGTCGGCACGCGGCATTTTATCGACTGTATTTGCAATAACAAACAGCCGCTGACCGACGGCCACGCTGGCTTGAACGTCGTGCGAATTTTAGAAGCCTCGACGCTCTCAATGCACGATCGCGGCAGAATGATCGAGCTTTAG
- a CDS encoding DUF354 domain-containing protein, with amino-acid sequence MSKAIWIDLDNSPHVPLFAPIIRHYRERGIEVILTARDHSQTIELLELHGFGGTYTAVGAHYGKSKFHKVRGLLVRAKQLASHINKQPISVAVSHGSRSMVLAARWLKIPVVTMYDYEFTETSIFNRFSDVVLVPDRIPDGVLDDINLPVSKRKKYPGLKEELYVSKFRPTRDFKLEFVRPFGKDPSTWTVVVLRPPASTANYHSSKSDQIFFELLRHLVTSLEVFTFVIPRTADQGETIRQFVMEINSWASCMILDKAVGGLDLIYSADLLISGGGTMNREAALLGVPVYSIFAGRQGALDRQMEAEGLITFIRDARDLSKLRLEHRDRQKPNALTDRVEAFVIEAINSFCVGSPHVSKGST; translated from the coding sequence ATGAGCAAAGCAATCTGGATCGACCTCGATAATTCGCCGCACGTGCCGCTTTTTGCGCCGATTATCAGGCATTATCGCGAACGCGGTATCGAAGTCATTCTCACCGCACGTGACCATTCGCAAACTATCGAACTGCTTGAACTTCACGGCTTTGGCGGAACTTATACTGCGGTCGGTGCGCACTACGGAAAGAGTAAATTTCACAAGGTTCGCGGCCTGCTTGTCAGGGCAAAACAACTCGCTTCTCACATCAATAAACAACCAATATCCGTCGCCGTCAGCCACGGCTCGCGTTCGATGGTGCTCGCAGCGCGATGGCTGAAAATTCCGGTCGTGACAATGTACGATTACGAATTTACCGAAACAAGTATTTTTAATCGCTTTTCCGACGTTGTGCTCGTGCCAGATCGAATCCCTGATGGTGTGCTTGATGACATCAATTTACCTGTCTCAAAACGAAAGAAATATCCGGGTCTAAAAGAAGAATTGTATGTAAGCAAATTCCGACCAACGCGAGATTTTAAGTTGGAGTTTGTTCGTCCGTTCGGTAAAGACCCATCTACATGGACCGTAGTCGTTTTGCGACCTCCAGCAAGCACAGCGAATTATCATTCGAGCAAAAGCGATCAAATCTTTTTTGAGCTTCTGCGCCATCTAGTCACGTCTCTAGAGGTCTTTACGTTTGTTATTCCACGAACCGCTGATCAAGGCGAAACGATCCGCCAATTTGTGATGGAAATTAATTCCTGGGCGAGCTGTATGATTCTCGACAAGGCGGTTGGCGGTCTTGATCTGATCTATTCCGCCGATCTTCTCATTTCTGGCGGCGGGACGATGAATCGCGAAGCGGCCTTGCTCGGCGTTCCGGTTTACAGCATTTTTGCGGGACGGCAAGGAGCGCTCGACCGTCAAATGGAGGCTGAAGGGTTGATCACATTTATCCGCGATGCTCGTGATCTGTCAAAGCTACGGCTAGAGCACCGCGACCGGCAAAAGCCCAACGCCTTGACCGACAGGGTTGAGGCTTTTGTGATAGAAGCGATAAACTCGTTTTGTGTCGGTAGTCCGCACGTGAGTAAGGGCTCGACGTGA
- a CDS encoding bi-domain-containing oxidoreductase, with translation MKQILQNMRSGVVAVYDVPAPGVQRGRLLVRTAASLISAGTEKNTVDMGKKSLLGKARQRPDLVKQVIDKARTEGLMNTYTAVKAKLDGTTALGYSAAGIVAAVGEDVSGFKVGDRVACAGAGYASHAEMISVPQNLCVRLPDEITFDEGAFGTLGAIALQGIRLSQPTLGEAFVVIGLGLLGQITVQLLKANGCRVFGIDIDAAKLNLARELGAEMCSTPADASRLVKEWSRGRGADAVLITAATMSNDPIELAGDISRSKGRVVVVGLVGMNVPRNVYFLKELTLQISMSYGPGRYDPEYEERGHDYPFAYVRWTEGRNLEAFFDLTASKTISLERLISHRFPVERGEDAYKLISGETKEPYLGIVLQYDTEKELPARLEFEKKTSDKASAIRVGMIGAGSYAQKFLLPNFKSNSAEFRSIATAAGLTARDVAGQYGFAGCVSDASDVINDDNANLIVIATRHDTHAPLAEAALKQNKHVFVEKPLAMNDAELDGVLAAAADSSGKLMVGFNRRFSPSAKQAKEFFGERQFPLSIMYRINSGRIPQDSWIQDPIQGGGRIVGEVCHFIDLMHFLTGSLTTRVFAESVTSRSHDITDADSVFITLKFADGSNGTIAYVAEGDRSLSKERVEIFGGSKAFVLDDFRRATMHSNGKETVKKLMSQDKGQAEEIKAVCSTVLNGTNAPIALEDLATTTRATFRILDSLKTGDVFSI, from the coding sequence ATGAAACAGATCCTCCAAAATATGCGCTCAGGCGTTGTTGCTGTTTATGATGTACCGGCTCCTGGCGTCCAACGCGGCCGTTTGCTTGTCAGGACCGCAGCATCGCTGATTAGTGCCGGAACCGAGAAGAACACGGTCGATATGGGCAAGAAAAGTCTGCTCGGTAAGGCTCGACAACGTCCAGATCTCGTAAAGCAAGTCATCGACAAGGCCCGCACCGAAGGCTTAATGAACACTTACACCGCCGTCAAAGCAAAACTCGACGGCACAACGGCGCTTGGTTACAGCGCGGCGGGCATTGTTGCGGCGGTCGGCGAAGATGTTTCAGGGTTTAAGGTTGGTGATCGTGTCGCTTGCGCCGGTGCCGGTTATGCTTCGCACGCTGAGATGATCTCGGTGCCGCAGAATTTGTGCGTTCGTTTGCCCGACGAGATAACCTTTGACGAGGGAGCGTTTGGAACGCTCGGCGCTATCGCTCTGCAAGGCATCCGTCTTTCGCAGCCGACTTTGGGCGAGGCGTTTGTTGTCATCGGTTTGGGGTTGCTCGGACAGATCACAGTCCAATTACTCAAAGCCAACGGCTGCCGAGTCTTTGGGATCGACATTGACGCGGCAAAGTTAAACCTTGCGCGTGAATTAGGAGCGGAAATGTGTTCGACGCCCGCCGATGCCAGCCGCCTGGTCAAAGAATGGTCGCGCGGACGCGGAGCCGATGCCGTCTTGATCACCGCCGCGACAATGTCGAACGACCCGATCGAACTGGCCGGTGACATTTCGCGTTCAAAAGGGCGAGTCGTCGTTGTCGGCCTCGTCGGAATGAACGTACCCCGAAACGTGTATTTTCTAAAAGAGCTAACTTTGCAGATATCAATGTCGTACGGCCCCGGCCGCTACGATCCTGAATACGAAGAACGCGGCCACGATTACCCTTTCGCATATGTGCGTTGGACCGAGGGACGCAACCTCGAAGCATTTTTCGATCTCACCGCCAGCAAAACCATCTCGCTCGAACGTCTCATCTCGCATCGCTTCCCTGTCGAACGCGGCGAAGACGCCTACAAACTGATCTCCGGCGAAACGAAGGAGCCGTATCTCGGAATTGTCCTGCAGTATGACACCGAAAAAGAACTCCCTGCGAGATTGGAATTTGAGAAGAAAACTTCTGATAAAGCATCAGCGATTCGCGTCGGCATGATCGGCGCCGGAAGCTACGCCCAAAAATTTCTTCTGCCGAACTTTAAATCAAACAGCGCCGAGTTTCGCTCGATAGCGACCGCCGCCGGACTGACCGCACGCGATGTCGCCGGACAGTACGGTTTTGCAGGCTGTGTCTCGGACGCAAGCGACGTAATAAATGACGACAATGCAAATCTGATTGTAATCGCGACTCGCCATGACACGCACGCACCTCTTGCCGAAGCTGCGCTAAAGCAAAACAAACATGTATTCGTCGAAAAGCCGCTTGCGATGAATGATGCGGAACTCGACGGAGTATTAGCCGCCGCCGCTGATTCTAGCGGAAAGCTGATGGTCGGATTTAATCGTCGTTTTTCACCGTCAGCTAAACAAGCAAAAGAGTTTTTTGGGGAGCGTCAATTTCCGCTTTCGATCATGTACCGAATTAACTCAGGACGCATCCCGCAGGATAGCTGGATACAGGACCCGATTCAGGGCGGCGGACGCATCGTCGGTGAGGTTTGTCATTTTATTGATCTCATGCATTTTCTGACTGGTTCGCTTACAACGCGCGTATTTGCTGAGTCAGTCACCAGCCGAAGTCACGATATAACCGATGCCGATTCGGTGTTTATAACTTTAAAATTTGCCGATGGCTCGAACGGAACAATTGCCTATGTGGCAGAAGGCGACCGTTCGCTATCAAAAGAACGCGTCGAAATATTCGGCGGCAGCAAAGCGTTCGTGCTTGACGATTTTAGGCGAGCTACTATGCACTCTAACGGAAAGGAAACCGTCAAAAAACTGATGAGTCAGGACAAAGGACAGGCTGAAGAGATCAAAGCCGTGTGTTCGACAGTGCTAAACGGCACCAACGCACCGATCGCTCTCGAAGACCTCGCTACAACGACGCGGGCAACGTTTAGAATTCTTGATTCGCTCAAAACAGGCGACGTTTTTTCTATTTGA